A stretch of Bacillus pseudomycoides DNA encodes these proteins:
- a CDS encoding YppG family protein translates to MFQQPNAYSQSNAYTQPNAYSQSNAYTQPNAYSQPNAYQYNEDTYLRYNMYPFAPYYGNQMNYYQPFEVSFMNQQPQSYMNQQSYVPQQPQSYVNQPSMFYPPKQPFQPYPTMNKQKQQQQPSQFSSFVSQFKTSDGNYDVNKMMNTAGQMMNAMNQVTGIVKQVGGFFAKG, encoded by the coding sequence ATGTTTCAACAGCCGAATGCCTATTCGCAGTCAAATGCATATACACAGCCAAATGCCTATTCGCAGTCAAATGCATATACACAGCCAAATGCCTATTCACAACCAAATGCTTATCAATATAATGAGGATACATATTTACGTTATAATATGTATCCATTCGCTCCTTATTACGGAAATCAAATGAATTATTATCAACCATTTGAAGTATCTTTTATGAATCAGCAACCACAGTCTTATATGAATCAACAATCTTATGTACCGCAGCAACCACAGTCTTATGTGAATCAGCCATCAATGTTTTACCCACCGAAACAGCCTTTTCAACCATATCCAACGATGAATAAACAAAAGCAACAACAGCAGCCAAGTCAATTTTCTAGTTTCGTATCTCAATTTAAGACGTCAGATGGCAACTATGATGTGAATAAAATGATGAATACAGCAGGTCAAATGATGAATGCGATGAATCAAGTCACTGGGATTGTAAAACAAGTTGGCGGCTTTTTTGCTAAAGGATGA
- a CDS encoding YppE family protein: MQSSIKLIRYNDETIIRKREEKEFDFYQDMKPFVDMVDRELEVWKELAYQWIKHEKPKYIHVQQIDQVYENLQNNALQCFVNKGKGKRFYETHQAILYTLQNIVDQCK, translated from the coding sequence ATGCAGTCTTCAATAAAATTAATACGGTACAATGATGAAACAATTATAAGAAAAAGAGAAGAAAAAGAGTTTGATTTTTATCAAGATATGAAGCCTTTTGTAGATATGGTTGATCGGGAGTTAGAAGTGTGGAAAGAATTAGCTTATCAATGGATAAAACATGAGAAGCCTAAGTATATACACGTGCAACAAATTGACCAAGTATATGAAAATTTACAAAATAATGCACTGCAATGTTTTGTAAATAAGGGAAAAGGTAAGCGGTTTTATGAAACACATCAGGCGATTTTATATACATTGCAAAATATAGTAGATCAATGTAAGTAA
- a CDS encoding DUF2515 domain-containing protein: MFMQNEYGGINKERRKVSCTMEEKHLIAHIKQQTALANIDNISRTHTYQEYYLRNKEIRWAFLASMVSRNSGWNMTDLAGEYYQNILSERIRKQIFLTYESANWLIFSDAYPQLLLYEYSKKMTKPLFHLLQFFNVSIFMEKEWKDFWDKRDLNRLITALIINEQNKIQKPIIEHPYFQKHVFQTVLFKFQELCHFNFVIFPTTEGNLYGFSVYQFEKLQKRIELGKNLAWLLFHPEYEVLFYDFSLRTFPTGSRMDYEQYFTMPKEKDTPRLRDAFAIVLHQNSLEKDWFHQKMDIEALFLFQEPKEEVEITEWFLQKQHQLYIFSTLNRFFKRSNDFMI, translated from the coding sequence ATGTTTATGCAGAATGAGTACGGGGGAATAAATAAAGAGCGCAGGAAAGTCTCTTGTACAATGGAAGAGAAACACTTAATAGCGCATATTAAACAACAAACAGCTCTAGCAAATATAGATAATATTTCACGCACACATACTTATCAAGAATATTACTTGAGAAATAAAGAGATTCGGTGGGCATTTTTGGCAAGTATGGTTTCGAGAAATTCTGGATGGAATATGACAGATTTAGCAGGGGAATATTATCAAAATATTTTATCTGAAAGAATAAGAAAACAAATCTTCCTTACATATGAAAGCGCGAATTGGCTTATTTTTTCAGATGCATACCCACAATTGTTATTATATGAATACAGTAAGAAAATGACTAAACCTCTTTTTCATTTATTACAGTTTTTTAACGTATCTATTTTTATGGAGAAGGAATGGAAAGATTTTTGGGATAAAAGAGATCTCAATCGCCTTATTACAGCACTTATTATTAATGAACAAAATAAGATTCAAAAACCGATTATTGAACACCCATATTTTCAAAAACACGTATTTCAAACTGTACTGTTTAAATTTCAAGAACTCTGTCACTTTAATTTTGTAATTTTCCCGACAACAGAAGGTAACCTATATGGTTTTTCGGTTTATCAATTTGAAAAGCTACAAAAACGTATAGAACTTGGGAAAAATTTAGCGTGGTTATTATTTCATCCTGAATATGAAGTATTATTTTATGATTTTTCCTTGCGAACATTCCCTACAGGATCAAGAATGGATTATGAGCAGTATTTTACAATGCCAAAAGAGAAGGATACACCGCGATTAAGGGATGCTTTTGCAATTGTGCTACACCAAAATAGCTTAGAAAAAGATTGGTTTCATCAAAAAATGGATATTGAGGCGTTGTTTTTGTTTCAGGAGCCAAAGGAGGAAGTTGAGATTACAGAATGGTTTCTACAAAAACAACATCAATTATATATTTTTTCCACATTGAATCGCTTTTTTAAAAGGAGTAATGACTTCATGATATAA
- the recU gene encoding Holliday junction resolvase RecU — MTIRYPNGKRYNQALQPQKTQFKEHTYGNRGMSLEEELNETNQYYLTHNIACVHKKPTPLQIVKVDYPARSAAVVKEAYFKQPSTTDYNGVYKGKYIDFEAKETKNKTSFPLQNFHLHQIKHMEQVIAHNGIAFVIIKFTLYDEFYLLDAKHVISFWNRQDAGGRKSIKKQEIEEHGYLLSCGYHPRIDYIRVLDMAYFS; from the coding sequence ATGACCATTCGGTATCCAAACGGAAAAAGGTATAATCAAGCATTACAGCCTCAAAAAACACAATTTAAAGAACATACTTATGGTAATAGAGGTATGTCTCTTGAAGAGGAGCTAAATGAAACAAATCAATATTATTTAACCCATAATATCGCATGTGTACATAAAAAACCCACCCCTCTTCAAATTGTCAAAGTGGATTACCCCGCTCGAAGTGCTGCCGTTGTGAAAGAAGCTTATTTTAAACAACCTTCTACAACGGACTATAACGGTGTATACAAGGGAAAATACATTGACTTCGAAGCGAAAGAAACAAAAAATAAAACAAGTTTTCCACTGCAAAATTTTCATCTTCATCAAATTAAGCATATGGAACAGGTAATAGCTCATAATGGAATTGCATTTGTTATTATTAAATTTACGCTTTATGATGAATTTTATTTACTCGATGCAAAACATGTCATTTCATTTTGGAATCGCCAAGATGCTGGTGGACGCAAATCGATTAAGAAACAAGAAATCGAAGAGCATGGATACTTGTTATCATGCGGTTATCACCCTCGAATCGATTATATTCGTGTACTAGACATGGCTTATTTTTCGTGA
- a CDS encoding YppF family protein, which yields MILGDLKQAFAQKKGYSTEDMNELLDFARHHYLEGKICISEYRVLIRELEINGAKPTHTTVES from the coding sequence ATGATATTAGGGGATTTAAAACAAGCTTTCGCTCAAAAAAAGGGGTACTCTACAGAAGATATGAATGAGTTGCTTGATTTTGCTAGACATCACTATTTAGAAGGGAAAATCTGCATCTCAGAATATCGGGTATTAATACGCGAATTAGAAATAAATGGGGCAAAGCCCACACATACAACTGTAGAATCATAA
- a CDS encoding PBP1A family penicillin-binding protein, translating into MSENYRSRTERKHAQHQQQENNQTEKPKKKGSFFKKFLIGCLLLGIVGLIAGVSAFFVMVKDAPKLDKAKLVNPLSTKFYDKDKNFFYEYGAEKRTNITYDQVPKVVESAFLATEDARFYQHNGIDFKRTGKAIFENVTGGFGSQGGSTITQQVIKNYFLTMEKTSKRKVQEWYLAYKLEQQYSKHEILEMYLNKINLGNRSYGIATAAQNYYGKDLKDLKLHEAAMLAGLPQGPNIYDPTKDENIDRATKRRNTVLSLMNRHGFISKQEMDEAIKIPVKEGVLKPKEIKEMPNQAFLDAVVKEIEKEMPDVNIGSDGLKIYTTIDLNAQEYAEQLLDGDIINYPNDRFQGSFVFMDTQSGEVRAIGAGRKESKTVFKGHNMAVDMQRQVGSTMKPIFDYGPAIEYMQWSTYHQLNDSEYTYSNGKKIRNATNSYKGDVSLREALKKSLNIPALKTAQAVGLDKSQAFAEELGMTFRNGTAVEADAIGSNDATPLQVAGAYAAFGNEGNYNKPHFVTKVVFPDGKEKDFKPKEKRVMKDYTAYMITDVLRDVVKPGSGGTGPTAYVSGIDVAGKTGTQNYDPKVLQLYNIPESANRDSWFAGYSPQYTMSVWTGYEKDSEENYIADKSPSIRIAQQIFKEMMSKFATDTSRFEQPSSVERLNEELYVKGAKKDAVKQIKVDPPTGVTPSYDAASNTINLSWSGPSDVSAYSASYKANDGSSGGLSVNGTSASLSGVKPGVTYSFSVVAKKGTGISDAAGVSFTVPGENAEAKKKAEDEAKKKADDEAKKKADEEAKKQQDAQKKADDEAKKQQDAQKKAEDEANKQKPDEPKPNEPKPNEPKPDEPKPDEPKPDEPKPDEPKPDEPKPDKPKPDKPKPDKPTGGEVNPTQ; encoded by the coding sequence ATGTCAGAAAATTATCGTTCTCGTACAGAACGAAAACATGCACAACATCAACAACAAGAAAACAACCAAACGGAGAAACCAAAGAAAAAAGGTTCCTTTTTTAAGAAGTTTTTAATTGGTTGCCTACTTCTTGGTATTGTTGGTCTTATAGCTGGAGTTTCCGCTTTTTTTGTAATGGTAAAGGATGCTCCAAAGCTAGATAAAGCAAAACTTGTCAATCCACTATCAACTAAATTTTATGATAAAGACAAGAACTTCTTTTATGAATATGGTGCTGAAAAGCGAACGAATATTACTTACGACCAAGTTCCAAAAGTGGTAGAAAGTGCATTCCTAGCGACAGAAGATGCTCGATTCTATCAACATAATGGAATCGACTTTAAACGTACAGGAAAAGCAATTTTTGAAAATGTCACTGGTGGTTTTGGTTCTCAAGGTGGTAGTACAATTACCCAACAGGTAATTAAAAACTATTTTCTAACGATGGAAAAAACATCAAAACGTAAAGTACAGGAATGGTATTTAGCTTATAAATTAGAGCAACAATATTCCAAACATGAAATTTTAGAAATGTACTTGAACAAAATCAACCTTGGTAATCGCTCTTATGGGATTGCAACAGCAGCGCAAAACTATTATGGAAAAGACTTAAAAGATTTAAAATTACACGAAGCAGCGATGCTTGCTGGATTACCTCAAGGTCCAAACATTTATGATCCAACAAAAGACGAAAATATTGATCGAGCAACAAAACGTCGTAATACAGTCTTATCATTAATGAATCGACATGGCTTTATTTCAAAACAAGAAATGGATGAAGCGATAAAAATCCCAGTAAAAGAAGGAGTTCTTAAACCTAAAGAAATAAAAGAAATGCCTAATCAAGCCTTTTTAGACGCAGTTGTAAAAGAAATCGAAAAAGAAATGCCTGATGTAAATATTGGATCTGACGGATTAAAGATTTATACGACAATTGATCTGAACGCTCAAGAATACGCTGAACAATTACTGGATGGAGATATTATCAACTATCCAAACGATCGTTTCCAAGGTTCTTTCGTATTCATGGATACACAATCTGGTGAAGTTCGTGCAATTGGTGCTGGCCGAAAAGAAAGTAAAACTGTATTCAAAGGACATAATATGGCCGTTGATATGCAACGCCAAGTAGGTTCGACTATGAAACCAATTTTTGACTATGGTCCTGCTATTGAATACATGCAATGGTCAACATACCATCAATTAAATGACTCAGAATATACATATTCCAACGGTAAAAAAATCCGAAATGCTACAAATAGTTATAAAGGTGATGTATCTTTACGTGAAGCATTGAAAAAATCATTAAACATCCCTGCTTTAAAAACAGCACAAGCAGTTGGATTAGACAAATCACAAGCATTTGCTGAAGAACTTGGAATGACATTCCGTAATGGAACTGCAGTGGAAGCCGATGCAATTGGTAGTAACGACGCTACTCCTTTACAAGTAGCTGGTGCGTATGCTGCTTTTGGTAATGAAGGGAATTATAACAAGCCACATTTTGTAACAAAAGTTGTCTTTCCTGATGGAAAAGAGAAAGACTTTAAACCTAAAGAGAAGCGAGTAATGAAAGACTACACAGCATATATGATTACTGATGTTCTTCGCGATGTTGTAAAACCTGGTTCTGGTGGTACAGGTCCAACTGCTTATGTATCCGGAATCGATGTTGCTGGTAAAACAGGAACACAAAACTATGATCCAAAAGTATTACAACTATACAATATCCCAGAAAGTGCTAACAGAGATAGTTGGTTTGCGGGTTATTCACCGCAATATACGATGTCAGTATGGACAGGATATGAAAAAGATTCTGAAGAAAACTACATTGCAGATAAATCACCTTCAATTCGAATTGCACAGCAAATATTCAAAGAAATGATGAGTAAGTTTGCTACAGATACATCTCGCTTTGAACAACCTTCTTCTGTAGAACGTCTAAATGAAGAACTTTATGTAAAAGGCGCGAAAAAAGATGCTGTTAAGCAAATCAAAGTTGATCCACCAACTGGTGTAACACCATCGTATGATGCTGCATCTAATACGATTAACCTGAGCTGGTCCGGACCTTCAGATGTTTCTGCTTATTCTGCAAGCTATAAAGCAAACGACGGTTCTAGTGGTGGCCTCTCTGTAAATGGTACAAGTGCTTCACTTAGCGGAGTGAAACCAGGTGTAACTTATAGCTTCTCAGTAGTAGCGAAAAAAGGAACCGGCATAAGCGATGCAGCTGGCGTATCCTTCACTGTTCCTGGCGAGAACGCAGAAGCTAAGAAGAAAGCCGAAGATGAGGCTAAGAAAAAGGCTGATGATGAGGCTAAGAAAAAAGCCGATGAGGAAGCTAAAAAACAACAAGATGCACAGAAAAAAGCTGATGATGAGGCTAAAAAGCAACAAGATGCACAGAAAAAAGCTGAAGACGAAGCTAACAAACAAAAACCTGATGAACCAAAACCTAATGAACCAAAACCTAATGAACCAAAACCTGATGAACCAAAACCTGATGAACCAAAACCTGATGAACCAAAACCTGATGAACCAAAACCTGATGAACCAAAACCTGATAAACCAAAACCTGATAAACCAAAACCTGATAAACCAACAGGTGGAGAGGTTAATCCAACACAATAA